One window of Streptomyces sp. NBC_00273 genomic DNA carries:
- a CDS encoding thiolase family protein, whose product MPRTVRDVVFVDGVRTPFGKAGPKGIYHETRADDLVVKAIRELLRRNPDLDPKKIDEVAIAATTQIGDQGLTLGRTAGILAGLPQSVPGYSIDRMCAGALTAVTAVAGGVAFGAYDVALAGGVEHMGRHPMGEGVDPNPRFVSEKLVDESALFMGMTAENLHDRYPTITKLRADEYAVRSQEKAAKAYADGKIQQDLVPISVRNTNEAAGETGWGLVTTDEPMRPGTTLENLAGLKTPFRTHGRVTAGNAAGLNDGATAAIIASEDFARENNLPVKMRLVSYSFAGVEPEVMGYGPIPATEKALAQAGLTIEDIGLFEINEAFAVQVLAFLEHYGIADDDARVNQYGGAIAFGHPLASSGVRLMTQLARQFEEQPHVRYGLTTMCVGFGMGATVIWENPNFNAEGDSK is encoded by the coding sequence CCGACGACCTCGTCGTGAAGGCGATCCGGGAGCTGCTGCGCCGCAACCCGGACCTGGACCCCAAGAAGATCGACGAGGTCGCCATCGCCGCGACCACGCAGATCGGCGACCAGGGCCTCACGCTGGGCCGTACGGCCGGCATCCTCGCGGGCCTCCCGCAGTCCGTCCCGGGCTACTCGATCGACCGCATGTGCGCCGGCGCGCTGACCGCCGTGACCGCCGTCGCGGGCGGCGTGGCCTTCGGTGCGTACGACGTCGCCCTCGCCGGCGGTGTCGAGCACATGGGCCGTCACCCCATGGGCGAGGGCGTGGACCCGAACCCGCGCTTCGTCTCCGAGAAGCTGGTCGACGAGTCCGCCCTGTTCATGGGCATGACCGCCGAGAACCTGCACGACCGGTACCCGACGATCACCAAGCTCCGCGCCGACGAGTACGCCGTGCGCTCGCAGGAGAAGGCCGCCAAGGCGTACGCCGACGGCAAGATCCAGCAGGACCTGGTCCCGATCTCGGTGCGCAACACCAACGAGGCGGCCGGTGAGACGGGCTGGGGCCTGGTCACCACCGACGAGCCGATGCGCCCGGGCACCACGCTGGAGAACCTGGCCGGCCTGAAGACCCCGTTCCGTACGCACGGCCGGGTCACCGCGGGCAACGCCGCCGGTCTCAACGACGGTGCCACCGCCGCGATCATCGCGTCCGAGGACTTCGCCCGGGAGAACAACCTCCCGGTCAAGATGCGCCTGGTCTCGTACTCCTTCGCGGGTGTCGAGCCCGAGGTCATGGGCTACGGCCCGATCCCGGCCACCGAGAAGGCCCTGGCCCAGGCCGGCCTGACGATCGAGGACATCGGTCTCTTCGAGATCAACGAGGCCTTCGCGGTTCAGGTCCTCGCGTTCCTGGAGCACTACGGCATCGCCGACGACGACGCCCGGGTGAACCAGTACGGCGGCGCCATCGCCTTCGGTCACCCGCTCGCCTCCTCGGGCGTGCGCCTGATGACGCAGCTGGCCCGTCAGTTCGAGGAGCAGCCGCACGTCCGCTACGGCCTGACCACCATGTGCGTCGGCTTCGGCATGGGCGCCACGGTCATCTGGGAGAACCCGAACTTCAACGCCGAGGGAGACTCCAAGTGA
- a CDS encoding 3-hydroxyacyl-CoA dehydrogenase NAD-binding domain-containing protein — protein MSTTAELLKGAAELFPDEVVTSAHVRHLDLPFGAGRFALITLDNGFDHTKPTTFGPQSLANLNAAIDQVEQEALAGSIVGAGITGKPFIFAVGADLKGVELLKKHDEALAIGKGGHDVFKRLSALAVPTFAYYNGAAMGGGVEVGLHCSYRTVSKAIPAFSLPEVFLGLVPGWGGCAILPNLIGAERAVSVIIENSLNQNKQLRGKQVFDLGIADALFEGADFLEQSLLWTANVLNGTTEVVRAEIDRGEAWDAAVAKGRAIADSKVHGAAPAAYRALEIIAAAKSGDLQAGFDAEDTALADLIMGGELRSGIYAFNLVQKRAKRPAGAPDKSLARPVTKVGVVGAGLMASQLALLFLRRLEVPVVLTDIDQERVDKGVGYVHAEIQKLLGKGRINQDKANRLTALVSGVLDKAEGFADADFIIEAVFEEMSVKQKVFAEVEAVAPAHAILATNTSSLSVSEMASKLQHPERVVGFHFFNPVAILPLLEIVRGEQTDEASLATAFGVAKKLKKTAVLTKDAPAFVVNRILTRFMGEIQNVIDEGTPVVTAEKAIEPLGLPMSPLVLLELVGPAIGLHVSETLNRAFPERFTVSPNLKRVVEAGKRGFYVYNAENGFKPELDPEVAALLVQGDVVLTEEQVRDRVLDAVAQEIGLMLEEGVVAEAQDIDLCLITGAGWPFHLGGVTPYLDREGVSERVNGKKFLAPGLASIPA, from the coding sequence GTGAGCACCACCGCTGAGCTCCTGAAGGGCGCGGCCGAGCTGTTCCCGGACGAGGTCGTCACGTCCGCGCACGTGCGCCACCTGGACCTGCCGTTCGGCGCCGGGCGCTTCGCGCTCATCACGCTGGACAACGGCTTCGACCACACCAAGCCGACCACCTTCGGTCCGCAGTCGCTCGCCAACCTGAACGCGGCGATCGACCAGGTCGAGCAGGAGGCCCTCGCGGGCTCCATCGTCGGCGCGGGCATCACCGGCAAGCCGTTCATCTTCGCGGTCGGCGCCGACCTCAAGGGCGTCGAGCTGCTGAAGAAGCACGACGAGGCGCTCGCCATCGGCAAGGGCGGCCACGACGTCTTCAAGCGCCTCTCGGCGCTGGCGGTCCCGACCTTCGCGTACTACAACGGCGCGGCCATGGGCGGCGGCGTCGAGGTCGGTCTGCACTGCTCCTACCGGACCGTCTCGAAGGCCATCCCGGCCTTCTCGCTGCCCGAGGTCTTCCTCGGCCTGGTTCCCGGCTGGGGCGGCTGCGCCATCCTGCCGAACCTGATCGGCGCCGAGCGCGCGGTCTCGGTGATCATCGAGAACTCGCTCAACCAGAACAAGCAGCTGCGCGGCAAGCAGGTCTTCGACCTTGGCATCGCCGACGCGCTGTTCGAGGGCGCGGACTTCCTGGAGCAGTCGCTCCTGTGGACCGCGAACGTCCTGAACGGCACCACCGAGGTCGTCCGCGCGGAGATCGACCGCGGCGAGGCCTGGGACGCGGCCGTCGCCAAGGGCCGCGCCATCGCGGACTCCAAGGTGCACGGCGCCGCTCCGGCCGCCTACCGCGCGCTGGAGATCATCGCCGCGGCCAAGTCCGGCGACCTCCAGGCCGGCTTCGACGCCGAGGACACGGCGCTGGCCGACCTCATCATGGGCGGCGAGCTGCGCTCGGGCATCTACGCCTTCAACCTGGTGCAGAAGCGCGCCAAGCGCCCGGCCGGTGCCCCGGACAAGTCCCTGGCCCGTCCGGTCACCAAGGTCGGCGTCGTTGGCGCGGGCCTGATGGCCTCGCAGCTGGCGCTGCTCTTCCTGCGCCGCCTGGAGGTGCCGGTGGTCCTCACCGACATCGACCAGGAGCGCGTGGACAAGGGCGTGGGCTACGTCCACGCCGAGATCCAGAAGCTGCTCGGCAAGGGCCGCATCAACCAGGACAAGGCCAACCGCCTGACCGCCCTGGTGAGCGGCGTCCTGGACAAGGCCGAGGGCTTCGCGGACGCGGACTTCATCATCGAGGCCGTGTTCGAGGAGATGTCCGTCAAGCAGAAGGTGTTCGCGGAGGTCGAGGCGGTCGCCCCGGCGCACGCGATCCTCGCCACCAACACCTCCTCGCTGTCGGTGTCGGAGATGGCCTCCAAGCTCCAGCACCCGGAGCGCGTGGTCGGCTTCCACTTCTTCAACCCGGTCGCGATCCTCCCGCTGCTGGAGATCGTCCGCGGTGAGCAGACCGACGAGGCCTCGCTGGCCACGGCCTTCGGCGTCGCCAAGAAGCTGAAGAAGACCGCGGTCCTCACCAAGGACGCCCCGGCGTTCGTCGTGAACCGCATCCTGACCCGCTTCATGGGCGAGATCCAGAACGTCATCGACGAGGGCACCCCGGTCGTCACGGCGGAGAAGGCCATCGAGCCGCTCGGCCTGCCGATGTCCCCGCTGGTGCTGCTGGAGCTCGTGGGTCCGGCGATCGGTCTGCACGTCTCCGAGACCCTGAACCGCGCCTTCCCGGAGCGCTTCACCGTCTCCCCGAACCTCAAGCGGGTCGTCGAGGCCGGCAAGCGCGGCTTCTACGTCTACAACGCGGAGAACGGCTTCAAGCCGGAGCTGGACCCCGAGGTCGCCGCGCTCCTGGTGCAGGGCGACGTCGTCCTGACGGAGGAGCAGGTCCGCGACCGCGTCCTGGACGCGGTGGCGCAGGAGATCGGCCTGATGCTGGAGGAGGGTGTCGTGGCCGAGGCCCAGGACATCGACCTCTGCCTGATCACGGGCGCCGGCTGGCCCTTCCACCTGGGCGGCGTGACGCCGTACCTGGACCGTGAAGGCGTCTCGGAGCGCGTGAACGGCAAGAAGTTCCTCGCCCCCGGCCTGGCGAGCATCCCGGCCTAG
- a CDS encoding LCP family protein → MTEKHARPRRRRRILRITLLLVAVLILGTAGAGWWTYSHLNSNIDSVDLDRAIGDNRPAKVVANAQNILVLGSDSRAGANGDLDHGDVSGARSDTAMLVHIPEGRAKATAVSIPRDTLITRPECKDRDGKALPSAKRVMFNSVYSLAGPACVVNTVEQLSGVRVDHFVEVDFAGFKGLVDALGGVTVTLDKPMSGAKGGLKLDAGTHRLDGTDSLKFVRTRYGYGDGSDLGRIGLQQQFMLAMLSEIKKQDALGNPARLYKLADAGTKSLTTDSDLGSLTALADFAQSMKGVNPETMETIMLPVAYDKVDPNRVIVAEPQATQLWDAIRKDQPVPASAKNSPAKG, encoded by the coding sequence ATGACGGAAAAGCACGCGCGGCCCAGACGCCGCCGCCGCATTCTGCGGATCACCCTGCTGCTGGTCGCCGTGCTGATCCTGGGCACGGCCGGGGCCGGCTGGTGGACGTACAGCCACCTCAACTCCAACATCGACAGCGTCGACCTGGACCGGGCGATCGGCGACAACCGGCCCGCGAAGGTCGTCGCGAACGCCCAGAACATCCTGGTGCTCGGCTCCGACTCGCGCGCCGGGGCCAATGGCGATCTCGACCACGGCGATGTCAGCGGTGCCCGCTCGGACACCGCGATGCTGGTGCACATACCCGAGGGCCGGGCCAAGGCCACCGCGGTGAGCATCCCCCGCGACACCCTGATCACCCGGCCCGAGTGCAAGGACAGGGACGGCAAGGCGCTGCCGTCCGCGAAGCGGGTCATGTTCAACTCCGTCTACTCGCTCGCCGGGCCGGCCTGTGTGGTCAACACGGTGGAGCAGCTGTCCGGCGTCCGCGTGGACCACTTCGTCGAGGTCGACTTCGCCGGTTTCAAGGGCTTGGTCGATGCGCTGGGCGGGGTCACCGTCACCCTGGACAAGCCGATGAGCGGCGCCAAGGGCGGTCTGAAGCTCGACGCGGGCACGCACCGGCTGGACGGCACCGACTCGCTGAAGTTCGTCCGTACCCGCTACGGCTACGGCGACGGCAGCGACCTCGGACGCATAGGCCTCCAGCAGCAGTTCATGCTGGCGATGCTCTCCGAGATCAAGAAGCAGGACGCCCTCGGCAACCCGGCGCGCCTCTACAAGCTCGCGGACGCCGGCACCAAGTCGCTGACCACCGACTCCGACCTCGGCTCGCTCACGGCGCTCGCCGACTTCGCGCAGAGCATGAAGGGCGTGAACCCGGAGACGATGGAGACGATCATGCTGCCGGTCGCCTACGACAAGGTGGACCCCAACCGCGTGATCGTGGCCGAGCCGCAGGCGACGCAGCTGTGGGACGCCATACGCAAGGACCAGCCGGTCCCGGCCTCGGCGAAGAACTCCCCCGCCAAGGGCTGA